GGCATGGGAACTCCGGCCCACCAGTGTCTCACAGGCTCCGACCTGTGATCCGGCTCACGAAGAGGGCTCCATGCCGCCCGCGGACCGCGGCTAGGATAGGGGCATCACCCTGGAGCCTCCGCCATGTACGAAGTGATCCGCTCTTCCGATCCCGCTGTGTTCCAGGCCCTGGAGCTGGAGGTGCAGCGCCAGCGGCACCACCTGGAACTCATCGCGTCGGAGAACTACGCCTCCCGGGCCGTCATGCAGAGCATGGGCTCCCACTTCACCAACAAGTACGCGGAAGGCTACCCGGGCAAGCGCTACTACGGCGGCTGCAGCCAGGTGGACATCGTCGAGAACCTCGCCCGGGACCGCGCCAAGCAGATCTTCGGCGCCGAGCATGCCAACGTGCAGCCCCACAGCGGCGCCCAGGCCAACATGGCGGTCTACCTTGCGGCCCTCAAGCCCGGTGACACGGTCATGGGCCTGGACCTGGCCCACGGCGGCCACCTCACCCACGGCCATCCCCTGAACAGCTCCGGCATCCTCTACAAGTTCGTGCCCTACCACGTCCGCAAGGAGGACGAGCGGGTGGACATGGACGAGGTCCGGGACCTGGCCCGGCAGCACCAGCCGAAGATGATCGTGGTGGGAGCCTCGGCCTACAGCCGCACCTGGAACTTCCCCCTCTTCCGTGAGATCTGCGACGAGGTGGGCGCCCTGCTCATGGTGGACATGGCCCACATCGCCGGCCTGGTCGCCACGGGCCACCACCCCAGCCCCGTGCCCCACGCGGATTATGTCACCACGACCACGCACAAGACGATGCGCGGACCCCGGGGCGGCATGATTCTCTGCAAGTCCCAGTATGCCAAGGACATCGATCGCGCCGTCTTCCCGGGTGTCCAGGGCGGGCCCCTCATGCATGTCATCGCCGCCAAGGCCGTGGCGTACCACGAGATCATGCAGCCCGAGTTCAAGGCCTACAGCGGGCAGGTGATCCGCAACGCCCATGCCCTGGCCAAGGGACTCCAGGAGCGTGGCTGGCGCATCGTCAGTGGCGGCACGGACAACCACCTGTTCCTGGTGGACCTGCGCGACCACGACCTCCTGGGCCACGAGGCAGAGGCCTGCCTGCACCGGGCCGGCATGACCACCAACAAGAACGGCATCCCCTTCGACCCCAACCCGCCCCTCAAGCCCTCGGGCGTCCGCCTGGGCAGCCCTGCCCTCACGACCCGCGGCATGAAGGAGGAGGAGATGGATCAGATCGCCCGCTTCTTCGATGTCACCTTGCGGCACCGGGGCGATGAGAGCACCTTCGCCCGCATCCGGCAGGAGGTCTTCCACCTCACGGATCAGTTCCCCATCCCCGAATAGTCCCTCCTGTCTCGGCTACCGCCAAAACGCCCTGCGTTTTGGCGGTATGTTTTTCAAGGGGGGGATGTGGTCGCTGACGGGCTGTTCGTGTATGGGTCCTTGCGGGAGGGCGGGTCGAGCCACGCCTGGCTGATGCGGACCCATCCGGAGGGGCTGACCCGGGCCTGGGTGGCGGGGCGGCTCTTCCACCTGCCGGCCGGCTACCCCGCCCTGGTGCCGGGACCCGAGCCCCCGGATCCGCCCCCGGGAAGGGGTTGGGTCCGGGGCGACTTCGTGGGCTATGACGACGAGGCCGACCTCGACTCGGCCATGGCCGACCTGGACGCCCTGCTGGGCGTGGAGGAGGGCCTCTTCAGCCGGGAGATCCTCCCCGTGCTCCTTGAAAGTGGCCACCGCTACCGCGCCTGGGTCCATGTGTTCCATGTGGAACGCCTGCCCAGGCTGGAGCGGGAGGCCGTGGAGCTGCCCGACGGCGACTGGGCGGCCTACCTCTGACACAGAACAGCGCGGGCAAGCCCGCGCTGTTCTGCATATGCCGAGATCCTCGGTGGAGCTACAACCCCAACTTCGGCTGCTCGCCGCCCTCGTCGGGACCCGGGTGGGCCACCTCGCCCTCAAGGAGTTCGTCTTCCTCATCCAGGGCCATGGCGCTGGCGTCGATCTTGGCGAGGCCCACCACACGGTCCTCGGCGCTGGCCAGCTTGAGGAGGCCGACGCCCTGGGCGTTGCGGCCGGTCTTGCGGACCTCGTCGATGAGGAAGCGGATGACCATGCCCTCCTGGCTGATGAGCAGGCACCCTTCCCCGGGCTTGACGAGCTTGAAGCCCACCACCTGGCCGTTGCGGACCCCGGCGCGGATGTTGATGACGCCCGTGCCGCCCCGGCCCTGGAGCCGGTAGTCCTGGAGGAGGCTGCGCTTGCCATAGCCCTTCTCGCAGACCGTGAGCAGCATGCCGTGGTCCTCGGTGCTCTCGTCGGGCTCCACGCCTTCCGGCAGGTCCGGCAGGGGGTCGGCCACTTCCATGTCCACGATGTGGTCGCCCTTGGCCAGCTTCATGCCCCGGACGCCCGTGGTGGCGCGGCCCGTGGCCCGGACATCCTCCTCGGGGAAGCGGATGGCCTTGCCCTGGGCCGTGGCCAGGACGATCTGCTGGGTGCCCGTGGACCGCCGCACAGCCACCAGGCTGTTGCCATCGTCGATGTTGAGGGCGATGAGGCCGTTGGCCCGGATGTTGGCGTAGGCGGCCAGGCTGGACTTCTTCACGGTGCCGTCGCTGGTGGCGAAGACCAGGTTCTCGCCTTCGGGGAAGTCCCGGAGGGCCATCAGGGTCACCACGTTCTCCCCGTCCTTCAGGGAGATCAGGTTGCGGATGTGCTTGCCCCGGGTGGAGGCGGCCGCCTCGGGCAGGTCGTAGACCTTGAGTGCGTAGACGATGCCCTTGTCCGTGAAGGCCATGAGGGTGTCGTGGGCCTTGGTCATGAAGAGCTGCTCGACGAAATCCTCGTCCTTGGTCTTCATGCCCACCTTGCCCTTGCCGCCCCGGCGCTGGCGGCGGTAGGCATTGAGGTCGGTGCGCTTGATGTAGCCCGCCTTGGACATGGTGACGACCATGGGGTCGTCCGGCACCACATCCTCCATGCGGATCTCGCCGGAGTAGCCCACGATTTCCGTGCGGCGGTCGTTGCCGAACTGCTCGGCCACCTGCTGCAGCTCCTCCTTGATGACTTTCAGGAGCAGCTTCTCGTCGGCCAGGATGGCCTTGAGCTTGGCGATGACCTTCTCGAGCTCGGCCAGCTCGTCGAGGATCTTCTCCCGCTCCAGCCCCGTGAGGCGCTGAAGCCGCATGTCCAGGATGGCCTGGGCCTGCACGGCGGACAGGCAGAGGCCGGGGTCCTTCTTGATGGCTGCGGCGGTGGCGAAGGCCCCGGCCATGAGGCCGGCCTTGGCCTCCTCGGGGCTCTTGGCGGCCCGGATGAGCTTGATGACCGCGTCCAGGTGGTCCAGGGCGATCTTGAGGCCCATGAGGACGTGGTGCCTCTCCTCGGCCTTCCGCAACTGGAACAGGGTGCGGCGGGTCACCACCTCGCGGCGGAAGCCGATGAACTCCTGCAGGATCTCGCGGAGGGTGCAGACGCGGGGCTGGCCGTTCACGATGGCCAGCATGGTGATGGGGAAGCTGTTCTGGAGCTGGGTCTGCTGGTAGAGCTGGTTGAGCACGATGTCGCTGGGCTCGTTCTTCTTCAGCTCCACCACCAGGCGGATGCCCTCGCGGTCGCTCTCGTCCCGCAGGTCGCTGATGCCATCGATCTTCTTGTCGCGGACCAGCTCGGCGATCTTCTCGATGAGGGTGGACTTGTTCACCTGGTAGGGCAGCTCCGTGAAGACCAGCTGCTCGCGGTCGCCCGCCCGCCGGATCTGCTCCACGTGGGACTTGGCCCGCACCACACAGCGGCCACGGCCCGTCCGGTACGCGTCCACGACCCCCTCGGTGCCCAGCATGATGCCGCCGCCCGGGAAGTCGGGGCCCTTGATGTGGGCCATCAGGGCTTCCATGGCGATGGTCGGGTGGTCGATGAGGTCGATCAGGGCCCGGCAGCACTCCCGCAGGTTGTGGGGCGGGATGCTGGTGGCCATGCCCACGGCGATGCCCTGGGAGCCATTCACCAAAAGGTTGGGGAACCGGGCGGGCAGGACGAGGGGCTCCTGCATGCTGCCGTCGTAGTTGGGTCCGAAATCCACCGTGTCCTGGTCGATATCGGCCATCATCTCGTTGGCGACCCGGGACAGGCGGGCCTCGGTGTAGCGCATGGCCGCGGCGGAATCGCCGTCGATGGAGCCGAAGTTGCCCTGCCCATCCACCAGCACGTGCCGCATGGAGAAGGGCTGGGCCATGCGAACCAAGGTGTCGTAGATGGCCGAGTCGCCGTGGGGATGGTACTTACCCATCACGTCACCCACGGTGCGGGCGGACTTCTTGTAGGCCCGGTTCCACTCGTTCCCGGCCTCCTTCATGGCATACAGCACCCGGCGATGCACCGGCTTGAGGCCGTCGCGCACGTCGGGCAGGGCCCGGCCCACGATGACGCTCATGGCGTAGTCCAGGTAGGACTTCCGCATTTCCTTTTCGATTTCCAGGGGTTCGATACGGTTCAGGCTCATGGGTTTCCCGGTGTTCTACGTGGAACTCTGCTCGACATCCTGCAAAAACAGAACTTAGATGTCGATGTTCTCCGCGAGGAGGGCGTTGGTCTCGATGAAGCGGCGACGGGGTTCCACGGCATCGCCCATGAGGACGGTGAAGATCTCGTCGGCCTCCACGGCGTCGTCCACCCGGACCTGCAGCAGGGTGCGGCGCTCGGGGTCCATGGTGGTCTCCCAGAGCTGCTCGGGGTTCATCTCACCCAGGCCCTTGTAGCGCTGGATGCCCAGGCCCCGCTTGCCTTCCTCCAGGACCATGGCCAGCATCTCTTCCGGGTCGGTGAACACGTGCTCCTTGTTGAGCTTGGGCGCGCCCTCTTCGGCCTCGTCCTCGGCCTCCTTGTCCTTGGGGGCGTCCTTGACGTCCTTGAGGCGGCGGAGTCGCAGCTCGCCCCCACGGAAGCCTGCAAGTTCGACCTGGAGGGTGGCCAGGCGGCGGAACTCGCCCCAGTGGGCCACCTGGCTGTCGATCCAGAGGGTGATGGGGCGGCTCAGGTGCATCCGCACCAGCTTCAGGCGGTGGGCGGCGGGCACCAGTACGGGAGCGGCCCCCTCCCCTTCCCCGGGCAGTTCCATGGCCTCGACGGTCTCGATCTCACAGGTACCGAGCTTCTCGCGGGTGATGGCGGCCGCCAGCTCCTCCAGGCCCTCGCGGCTCTGGAACCGATCGGCGTCCAGGAGGCCATCGGCCAGGAGGGCGCGCACCAGGGGCCGGGCATAGCCCCGGCGATCCAGCTTGCCGAAGAGCTGCTGCACCTCGCCCCACTTCTTCATCTCGCGCACCAGGGTGGCGCCCTTGTGCTCGGTGCCATCGGGCAGGCTGAGGGTCCAGCCGTCCAGGGCCTTCTGGAAGAGGAACTCCTCCAGGGCCCTTTCGTCCTTGAGGTACTTTTCCGTCTTGCCCTTCTTCACCTTGTAGAGCGGGGGCTGGGCGATGTAGAGGTGGCCCCGCGCCACGAGTTCGGGCATCTGCCGGTAGAAGAACGTGAGGAGGAGGGTGCGGATGTGGGAGCCGTCCACGTCGGCGTCGGTCATCAGCACGATCTTGTGGTAGCGGAGGTTCTCGACCTTGAACTCCTCCTTGCCGATGCCCGTGCCCAGCGCCTGGATGAGCACGCGCAGCTCGTTGTGGCCGAGGATCTTGTCGAAGCGGGCCTTCTCCACGTTCAGCACCTTGCCCTTGAGGGGCAGGATGGCCTGGGTGGCCCGGTGGCGACCCTGCTTGGCGCTGCCGCCGGCGGAGTCGCCCTCCACCAGGAAGATCTCGCTGAGGGCCGGATCCTTCTCCTGGCAGTCCGCCAGCTTGCCCGGCAGGCCGCCTCCGTCCAGGGCCCCCTTGCGGCGGGTCAGCTCGCGGGCCTTGCGGGCCGCCTCGCGGGCCCGGGCGGCCTCGATGGCCTTCTCCAGGATGGCCTTGGCCTCCCGGGGGTTCTCCTCGAAGAACGCGGAGAGCTTCTCGTAGACGATGGTCTGGACGATGCCCTTCACCTCGCTGGAGACGAGGCGGTCCTTGGTTTGACTGGAAAACTTGGGATCAGGGACCTTGGCGCTAAGAACCGCCGTCAGGCCCTCCCGAACGTCCTCGCCCGAGAGGCTCACCTTGGCGCTCTTCAGCAGGTTGTTCTTCTCGGCATAGCTGTTGATGACGCGGGTCATGGCGGCCCGGAAGCCCTCCAGATGCGCGCCGCCATCCCGGTTGCGGATGTTGTTCGTGAAGCAGTAGAGGGTCTCCTGGTAGGAGTCGTTCCACTGGAGGGCCACCTCGACGGTGGTGTCCTGCTTCTCGTCCTTGATGTAGATCGGGGGCTTGTGGAGGACCGGCTTGTTGCGGTTCAAGTGCTCCACGAAGGCGCTGATGCCGCCGGCGTTCATGAAGTCGTGGGTGTCGCCGGTGCGCTCGTCCGTGATGCGGATGTGGACGCCCTGGTTCAGGTAGCTGAGCTCCCGCAGGCGCTGGCTGAGGGTCTCGAAGCTGAAGTCCAGGACGTTGTTGAAGACCTCGGGATCGGGCTGGAATCGCACGCGGGTGCCGCGCCGCGCCGTGGGCCCGACGGGCTTCAGGGGGGCGTCGGCCTTGCCCTGGGAGAAGGTCATGGCGTATTCCTGGCCCTCCTTCCAGATGGTGAGGAAGAGCTTGGAGGACAGGGCGTTCACGCAGGACACGCCCACCCCGTGGAGACCGCCCGACACCTTGTAGGCGTTCTTGCCCTCGGTGCTGGTGTTGTCGAAT
This DNA window, taken from Geothrix edaphica, encodes the following:
- the gyrA gene encoding DNA gyrase subunit A, yielding MSLNRIEPLEIEKEMRKSYLDYAMSVIVGRALPDVRDGLKPVHRRVLYAMKEAGNEWNRAYKKSARTVGDVMGKYHPHGDSAIYDTLVRMAQPFSMRHVLVDGQGNFGSIDGDSAAAMRYTEARLSRVANEMMADIDQDTVDFGPNYDGSMQEPLVLPARFPNLLVNGSQGIAVGMATSIPPHNLRECCRALIDLIDHPTIAMEALMAHIKGPDFPGGGIMLGTEGVVDAYRTGRGRCVVRAKSHVEQIRRAGDREQLVFTELPYQVNKSTLIEKIAELVRDKKIDGISDLRDESDREGIRLVVELKKNEPSDIVLNQLYQQTQLQNSFPITMLAIVNGQPRVCTLREILQEFIGFRREVVTRRTLFQLRKAEERHHVLMGLKIALDHLDAVIKLIRAAKSPEEAKAGLMAGAFATAAAIKKDPGLCLSAVQAQAILDMRLQRLTGLEREKILDELAELEKVIAKLKAILADEKLLLKVIKEELQQVAEQFGNDRRTEIVGYSGEIRMEDVVPDDPMVVTMSKAGYIKRTDLNAYRRQRRGGKGKVGMKTKDEDFVEQLFMTKAHDTLMAFTDKGIVYALKVYDLPEAAASTRGKHIRNLISLKDGENVVTLMALRDFPEGENLVFATSDGTVKKSSLAAYANIRANGLIALNIDDGNSLVAVRRSTGTQQIVLATAQGKAIRFPEEDVRATGRATTGVRGMKLAKGDHIVDMEVADPLPDLPEGVEPDESTEDHGMLLTVCEKGYGKRSLLQDYRLQGRGGTGVINIRAGVRNGQVVGFKLVKPGEGCLLISQEGMVIRFLIDEVRKTGRNAQGVGLLKLASAEDRVVGLAKIDASAMALDEEDELLEGEVAHPGPDEGGEQPKLGL
- the gyrB gene encoding DNA topoisomerase (ATP-hydrolyzing) subunit B, with translation MSEEVSRARVHTPLETDSYTADNITVLRDLEAVRKRPGMYIGDTDDGSGLHHMVYEVVDNAIDEALAGFCTRVDVILHNDGSCSVEDNGRGIPVDIHKEEGRSAAEVIMTVLHAGGKFDNTSTEGKNAYKVSGGLHGVGVSCVNALSSKLFLTIWKEGQEYAMTFSQGKADAPLKPVGPTARRGTRVRFQPDPEVFNNVLDFSFETLSQRLRELSYLNQGVHIRITDERTGDTHDFMNAGGISAFVEHLNRNKPVLHKPPIYIKDEKQDTTVEVALQWNDSYQETLYCFTNNIRNRDGGAHLEGFRAAMTRVINSYAEKNNLLKSAKVSLSGEDVREGLTAVLSAKVPDPKFSSQTKDRLVSSEVKGIVQTIVYEKLSAFFEENPREAKAILEKAIEAARAREAARKARELTRRKGALDGGGLPGKLADCQEKDPALSEIFLVEGDSAGGSAKQGRHRATQAILPLKGKVLNVEKARFDKILGHNELRVLIQALGTGIGKEEFKVENLRYHKIVLMTDADVDGSHIRTLLLTFFYRQMPELVARGHLYIAQPPLYKVKKGKTEKYLKDERALEEFLFQKALDGWTLSLPDGTEHKGATLVREMKKWGEVQQLFGKLDRRGYARPLVRALLADGLLDADRFQSREGLEELAAAITREKLGTCEIETVEAMELPGEGEGAAPVLVPAAHRLKLVRMHLSRPITLWIDSQVAHWGEFRRLATLQVELAGFRGGELRLRRLKDVKDAPKDKEAEDEAEEGAPKLNKEHVFTDPEEMLAMVLEEGKRGLGIQRYKGLGEMNPEQLWETTMDPERRTLLQVRVDDAVEADEIFTVLMGDAVEPRRRFIETNALLAENIDI
- the glyA gene encoding serine hydroxymethyltransferase, translated to MYEVIRSSDPAVFQALELEVQRQRHHLELIASENYASRAVMQSMGSHFTNKYAEGYPGKRYYGGCSQVDIVENLARDRAKQIFGAEHANVQPHSGAQANMAVYLAALKPGDTVMGLDLAHGGHLTHGHPLNSSGILYKFVPYHVRKEDERVDMDEVRDLARQHQPKMIVVGASAYSRTWNFPLFREICDEVGALLMVDMAHIAGLVATGHHPSPVPHADYVTTTTHKTMRGPRGGMILCKSQYAKDIDRAVFPGVQGGPLMHVIAAKAVAYHEIMQPEFKAYSGQVIRNAHALAKGLQERGWRIVSGGTDNHLFLVDLRDHDLLGHEAEACLHRAGMTTNKNGIPFDPNPPLKPSGVRLGSPALTTRGMKEEEMDQIARFFDVTLRHRGDESTFARIRQEVFHLTDQFPIPE
- a CDS encoding gamma-glutamylcyclotransferase family protein, with amino-acid sequence MVADGLFVYGSLREGGSSHAWLMRTHPEGLTRAWVAGRLFHLPAGYPALVPGPEPPDPPPGRGWVRGDFVGYDDEADLDSAMADLDALLGVEEGLFSREILPVLLESGHRYRAWVHVFHVERLPRLEREAVELPDGDWAAYL